Part of the Flagellimonas eckloniae genome, TAAGCCTCCATTTGCAACATTGAAATTCTCAAGTTCCAATCTTTCCGCATCTGCTTTAGCAACACTAACATAGTTATCCCAAGAAACCCTAGAAACTGGATCCGGGAATTCTTGCAACCACGGGTTACTGGCCTGTCTACCATCCCCCATTCCAACTTTGGAATAAAGAACCATCTCTACTCCAGAACTTGTAGTGTTTACTAAGGAACGTATAGCCGAAGCAATTGGAGCGATGCTAGGCTGTGCTTCTTCAGCACTCTGCTCACTAGTTGCAACCAAAGGTTGTTCAGCTGATTCCTCAACAATCGGGGCAACAAATACACCATCTTGCAATGCTTTATTCCAATCTGAACCTTGCAATACATTCGTACTCCAAGTGTCCTTAATATATTCGTAATAGGTTTGCTCACTGCCCATCCAAGTCAACAAAGCTGACTGAAACTGTCTTGTATCAAAAAGCTCACGAATAGCAGGCTGCATTAAACTGTATTGTCCTTTTTTCAATTGTGCATCACCCCAAGATTCTAAATAATGGGAAGCTGCCGCTACATACTTCACCGCTTGTGCGGTTTCATCATTATTAAAAGCAAAATCAACTGAAACACTTACTTTTTCAAGACCAGAGATAAAGTCAGCAGCATTTGGCAATGAATACGCTGGATTCACACCATCAATAATCAAAGCTCCAACACGGCCAGCATTCATATCTGAAACCAATTTGTTCACTTTTGCAATGCTACCTTGGCGCACATATTTTGGATTCTCTGTGTCAAATGCTTCACTTGCCAACAATTGATTGATAGCAAGCACTACGGTTTGTGCGTTAATATCATTTAACCCTGTAACAACAACAGCTTTGCTTCCAGCCTTTCTAATTTGAGCCGCCACAGCATCAACAGCTTCATCAACATCTGAAGTTCCTCCACCAACATTGCTGCCATTTAATTTGCCGTACAACTTTGCCAAGGCAATTTTTTGTTGTGTAGGTGTCATTGGATAGCGCTTGTCCGCATTTGCCCCGGTCAAGGACATATTGGATTCCATCTGAATATGCTTGGACATCTTTCCATGTTTTGGAACACGTCCTTTCGCATATCCACCATCATATCCCCCGCCTTGCCAATCTCCTAAGAAATCAGCACCAAAAGAGACAATCAAATCTGCTTTTTCAAAATCATAATCTGCAAGAGCTCTTTCTCCGTAAGCAGCATTAAAAGCATCTAGTGCGGCATCTTCAGAGATAGCATCATACACTACATGGCTTACATTTTCACCATAGGCTGCCTTAAAATCAGCAATCAACCTATCTGTTGATGGACTGGCATAGGTTTGGGTCAACAACACTATTTGCTTACCAGAATTTTTTGCAGCCGCAAGACCGCCTTTAATCCTGTTATCCAAATCTTTCCAATCAATGGCTTCGCCATTTGCGGATGGCCCTTGAACCCTTGTGCTATCATATAAGGATAATACCGAAGCCTGAACACGTGCATTCGCACTTCCATTCACTTTAGCATCTGTATTATTTTCAATCTTAATAGGTCTTCCTTCCCTAGTTTTTACCAAGATGCTGGCAAAATCATATCCATCAGCAATTGTGGTGGCATAGTAGTTGGCAACTCCCGGGACAATGCTGTCCGGTTGCACCACATAGGGAATAGATTTACGAACAGGTCCTTCACAGGCAGCAACTGTTGCTGCGGCCGTACTAAAGCCAACATATTTTAAGAAGTCCCTCCTATTAGTACTGGAGGCTGACAAATTTTCCTTGTCGCCCAAAAACTCATCAACGGGAATCTGTTCTGTAAATTCGTTTTGTCTTAGCGCCTCAACAATGGAATCGTTCGGATTTAACTCCGCTTCACTTTTCCAATATTTTTTGTTTGATGCCATACGATATATCTGAGATTATCTTCTTTTAATTCTTAATAGTGACACTTACCACATTCCAAACCACCCATCATAGCTACTGTCAGGTTATCAACTCCATACTTCTTTGAAAGTTCCTCATGAATAGCTGCATAGTACGCATTGTCCTCAACCTTAACTTCCGTCTCTCTGTGACAGTTGATACACCATCCCATTGTTAACGGAGCAAATTGGTACATTACTTCCATTTCCTCAACCGGACCATGACATGTTTGACATTCAATACCTCCAACAGAAACGTGCTGTGAGTGATTAAAATAGGCAAAGTCTGGCAGGTTATGGATTCTCACCCATTCTACAGGTTGACTTTCACCAGTATACTTTTGATTCTCCTCGTCCCATCCAACAGCTTTGTACAATTTCTTAATCTCTCCAGTATAAAATTCGTTGGTATAGCCATTTGCTAAATCTTCCGCACTTGGTCCTTCAGGATTGCCTTTGTACTCATAGATAGATTTATGACAGTTCATACAAACATTCAATGCCGGTATTCCAGAATGTTTTGAAACTCGCGCCGATGAATGACAATATTTACATTCAATTTTATTGTCTCCAGCATGTATTTTGTGCGAATAATGAATAGGCTGCACAGGTGCATATCCTTGATCAACACCCACCTGCATCATCCAACCATAAGCAAAGTAAGCACTTGCCAGCAATAAGAAGATAACACTTACCAAAACCAAAAACTGATTTTGGGCAAAAGCTTTCCAGATTGGTGTTCGCTTTTCAACTTTTTCTTTTTCCAATACCACACCATTCGCTTCGGCAATACGTCTTAACGTATTGTTCACCAAAATCAGCATGATGACTAAAAGACCAAAAACAAGTGCCAAGGCACCTAGAATAATTTCATTTGATATACCACTACCAGAACCTGTTTCTCCACCTTCAGAAGCAACTGCTACAGCAGTAACAGGTGCCGGTGGTGGAGCAGCTGTATAGGCCAGTATATCATCAATATCAGCATTTGACAATGTAGGAAAGGCCGTCATTGCCGCTTGATTGTACTCTGCGTAAATTTTATTGGCATATGCATCGCCTGACTTAATCATCCCCGGACTGTTCTTGATCCAAGCGTAAAGCCATTCTTTATCCAAACCTTCGTCTTCCAATAATCTGGACTCCACATTGGCCAATGCAGGACCCGTCATTTTACGGTTTAGTGCATGACAGGCAGCACAATTTTGATTGAACAACTGCTTACCCTTAGCGACATCACCTCCCGATGCATTTGCGTCTTCAGCTACAACTTCTGAGACAACAGCTTCTTCTTGCGCATAAAATGAAGTGGAAAAAAATAGGAGGGATAAACCTAAGACTTTAGAAAATAGATGGCGGTATAAAACCTTTTTCATATTAACGAAATTTCTGTCGAAATCTTTGGCACGGTTATTACTACTGATATTGAGTGTTATAGCCTTTCACCATGCTAAAATCGGTCACAAAAATACGACATAGAGTGATTTTTTAAAATGTTAAGGGATCTATAATAACTAATTTATACGGATTCTAAATAAGCTGCGAGCACCTTGTTTAAAACATAAAAATTTACATTTGTAGTAGCAAAGAATGGAAAAGCAGTCATATCTCATGAAAACCCTAGTAATTATAACATTCTTGATAGGTTTCACGGTTCAACTTTCCGCTCAGGAAGGCAGTGTTACTGTTGAACAAGACCCACGAATTGATGAACTAATGAAGGTATATGCAGAAGTTAATTCGAAGGCAGATTTTTATCAAATACAGGTAGGTTTTGGGAGCTACCAAAAAGCTCAAAACCTAAAATCCAAAATAGACATTGATTTTCCTACATGGTATTCCAAAATTGAGTTTGAATCTCCTACCTACAGGGTACGTTTGGGCAAGTTCAAAACGAAGTTGGAAGCAGAGCGGAAATATCTGGAGGTACGAAAAAAATATCCAGATGCAATGCTCTTGAAACCTGAAACCAATTCTAGATAAAATAAAAAATCCCGCTTAGGCGGGATTTTTTATTTCTAATCTATTATTCCTCTTATAGTTTTTTCTTGACAGCTACTTCTTGGAAGGCTTCTACAATATCCCCTTCCTTGATATCATTGTAGTTTTTAATCTGTAGACCACAATCGTATCCTTTAGACACTTCTTTAGCATCATCCTTAAATCGTTTAAGTGATGCCAATTCACCGGTATAGATTACAACACCATCTCTTATCAAACGAATTTGCGAGTTTCTAAAGACTTTACCACTGGTCACCATACAACCTGCAATGGTTCCGATCTTGGAAATCTTGAAGGTTTCCCTAATCTCTGCATTACCGGTAATCTCTTCCTTCATTTCAGGAGACAGCATACCTTCCATTGCGTCCTTGAGGTCGTTGATGGCATCATAGATAATGGAATACATTCTAATATCAATCTCCTCCTTATCAGCAACCATACGTGCATTGCCCATTGGCCTTACATTAAAACCAATTATAATTGCATCGGAAGCACTGGCCAATAATACATCAGATTCGGTAATTGCACCTACGCCTTTATGAATAATGTTGACCTGTATTTCATCCGTAGATAATTTTTGGAACGAGTCTGTCAATGCCTCAACGGAACCATCCACATCACCCTTAAGGATAATGTTCAATTCTTGGAAGTCACCTAAGGCAATACGCCTACCTATCTCATCCAAAGTAATGTGTCGTTGTGTACGAACAGATTGCTCACGTTGCAATTGCGAACGCTTGGTTGCAATTTGTTTTGCTTCACGCTCATCATCCAACACACTGAACTTATCACCTGCCTGCGGAGCACCGTCCAATCCTAAAATTGAAATTGGCGTAGCAGGACCAGCTTTTTTAATATCCTTACCACGTTCATCTTGCATGGCTTTTACTTTACCACTACAAGTTCCCGCCAACACATAATCTCCTATTTGAAGGGTTCCGGATTGCACCAAAATAGTGGACACATACCCCCTACCCTTATCCAGATAAGCTTCAACGACTGTACCAGAAGCCAATCTATCTGGATTTGCTTTCAATTCCAGCAATTCAGCTTCCAAAAGCACTTTTTCCAATAGCTCGTTTACCCCTTCTCCTGTTTTTGCGGAAATGTCATGGGATTGTATTTTACCGCCCCAATCTTCAACCAACAAGTTCATAGCAGCAAGACCTTCCTTAATCTTCTCAGGATTGGCCGCTGGCCTATCAATCTTATTAATAGCGAAAACAATTGGAACGCCCGCCGCTTGGGCATGACTGATTGCTTCTTTTGTTTGAGGCATGATATCATCATCTGCCGCAACAACAATTATAGCTATGTCAGTTACTTGAGCACCACGAGCACGCATCGCCGTAAAGGCTTCGTGACCCGGTGTATCTAAAAATGCAATTTTTTGTCCGTCCTTTAATGTAACCCCATAAGCACCAATATGCTGGGTAATCCCACCACTTTCACCTGCAATTACATTTTCTTCCCGTATATGATCCAGCAAAGATGTTTTACCGTGATCCACATGCCCC contains:
- the infB gene encoding translation initiation factor IF-2 produces the protein MAGNPTIRLNKVLRELNISLDRAVEHLSSMGHDVEARPTTKISDEVYQVLLDEFQTDKSKKVASKEVGEEKRKEKEALRVQIEQEQEERRLARERRNAEHVIKAKVELSGPKKVGKIDLDKKPEKPKAEKAPEVVEEPKVVEPVKEEVKSSPEVIAEIEIKPEVEPKKETAKPVEKAIESKKESEEEPKEPEAIQTQYKKLSGPKITGDKIDLAQFNKPKKKKEEPKKAASSNSDASADRRKRRKRIISKNPSQSAGGNRPPNRGGANGPGRRGAQRSGAPKVEPTEEEVQKQVRETLEKLQGKSNKGKGAKYRREKRDQHRQQTEKDLEQQELESKILKVTEFVTVNEVATLMEVSTTQIISACMSLGIMVTMNQRLDAETLSIVAEEFGYEVEFITAEIEESIEEEVDAPEDLKPRAPIVTVMGHVDHGKTSLLDHIREENVIAGESGGITQHIGAYGVTLKDGQKIAFLDTPGHEAFTAMRARGAQVTDIAIIVVAADDDIMPQTKEAISHAQAAGVPIVFAINKIDRPAANPEKIKEGLAAMNLLVEDWGGKIQSHDISAKTGEGVNELLEKVLLEAELLELKANPDRLASGTVVEAYLDKGRGYVSTILVQSGTLQIGDYVLAGTCSGKVKAMQDERGKDIKKAGPATPISILGLDGAPQAGDKFSVLDDEREAKQIATKRSQLQREQSVRTQRHITLDEIGRRIALGDFQELNIILKGDVDGSVEALTDSFQKLSTDEIQVNIIHKGVGAITESDVLLASASDAIIIGFNVRPMGNARMVADKEEIDIRMYSIIYDAINDLKDAMEGMLSPEMKEEITGNAEIRETFKISKIGTIAGCMVTSGKVFRNSQIRLIRDGVVIYTGELASLKRFKDDAKEVSKGYDCGLQIKNYNDIKEGDIVEAFQEVAVKKKL
- a CDS encoding TAT-variant-translocated molybdopterin oxidoreductase, encoding MASNKKYWKSEAELNPNDSIVEALRQNEFTEQIPVDEFLGDKENLSASSTNRRDFLKYVGFSTAAATVAACEGPVRKSIPYVVQPDSIVPGVANYYATTIADGYDFASILVKTREGRPIKIENNTDAKVNGSANARVQASVLSLYDSTRVQGPSANGEAIDWKDLDNRIKGGLAAAKNSGKQIVLLTQTYASPSTDRLIADFKAAYGENVSHVVYDAISEDAALDAFNAAYGERALADYDFEKADLIVSFGADFLGDWQGGGYDGGYAKGRVPKHGKMSKHIQMESNMSLTGANADKRYPMTPTQQKIALAKLYGKLNGSNVGGGTSDVDEAVDAVAAQIRKAGSKAVVVTGLNDINAQTVVLAINQLLASEAFDTENPKYVRQGSIAKVNKLVSDMNAGRVGALIIDGVNPAYSLPNAADFISGLEKVSVSVDFAFNNDETAQAVKYVAAASHYLESWGDAQLKKGQYSLMQPAIRELFDTRQFQSALLTWMGSEQTYYEYIKDTWSTNVLQGSDWNKALQDGVFVAPIVEESAEQPLVATSEQSAEEAQPSIAPIASAIRSLVNTTSSGVEMVLYSKVGMGDGRQASNPWLQEFPDPVSRVSWDNYVSVAKADAERLELENFNVANGGLNGSYVNLTVNGVTVNNVPVIIQPGQAIGTVGLSFGYGKKAGMKAEMATGVNAFALYNNFSDVQSVSIEKAEGIHEFACVQLQKTLMGRGDIIKETTLEIFNTKDVHEWNAIPQVSKDHQEIPVTSPDADLWQEFDRSIGHHFNLSIDLNSCTGCGACVIACHAENNVPVVGKEEIRKSRDMHWLRIDRYYSSEETFEQDNDKKDNMDGLWGDNGSLGGFREMEDPSVNPQVAFQPVMCQHCNHAPCETVCPVAATSHGRQGQNQMAYNRCVGTRYCANNCPYKVRRFNWFLYSDNDEFNFNMNNDLGKMVINPDVNVRSRGVMEKCSMCIQMTQKTILDAKRDGRAIKDGEFQTACSAACSSGAMVFGDINDDHSKVAELKEDDRMYHLLEHVGTKPNVFYHVKVRNTNEA
- a CDS encoding SPOR domain-containing protein; translation: MKTLVIITFLIGFTVQLSAQEGSVTVEQDPRIDELMKVYAEVNSKADFYQIQVGFGSYQKAQNLKSKIDIDFPTWYSKIEFESPTYRVRLGKFKTKLEAERKYLEVRKKYPDAMLLKPETNSR
- a CDS encoding c-type cytochrome; the protein is MKKVLYRHLFSKVLGLSLLFFSTSFYAQEEAVVSEVVAEDANASGGDVAKGKQLFNQNCAACHALNRKMTGPALANVESRLLEDEGLDKEWLYAWIKNSPGMIKSGDAYANKIYAEYNQAAMTAFPTLSNADIDDILAYTAAPPPAPVTAVAVASEGGETGSGSGISNEIILGALALVFGLLVIMLILVNNTLRRIAEANGVVLEKEKVEKRTPIWKAFAQNQFLVLVSVIFLLLASAYFAYGWMMQVGVDQGYAPVQPIHYSHKIHAGDNKIECKYCHSSARVSKHSGIPALNVCMNCHKSIYEYKGNPEGPSAEDLANGYTNEFYTGEIKKLYKAVGWDEENQKYTGESQPVEWVRIHNLPDFAYFNHSQHVSVGGIECQTCHGPVEEMEVMYQFAPLTMGWCINCHRETEVKVEDNAYYAAIHEELSKKYGVDNLTVAMMGGLECGKCHY